One window of the Haloarcula halobia genome contains the following:
- a CDS encoding ABC transporter ATP-binding protein, which produces MAKVHVQDLTKEYGSLVATDNVSLDIGDGELVVLVGPSGCGKTTTLRSIAGLETPTSGSITFDDVDITDKSPQDRDISMVFQDLALYPHMTAKENIAFPLRAEDGHSEDEIQAAVEDIAAVADCADFLEKKITELSGGQQQRVALARALVRRPEVFLMDEPFSDLDELLKRQLRAEVVRLQHEFGVTMVHVTHDQEEAMTMGDKLVVMNDGNVAQFGDPDEVFSEPQSLFVAMFIGSPQINRFDCHLSWDGETAVLDDGEVTFEVDGPLTDALQRASGDEIAACVRPQRLRWSEDGSGGDFAVPVTVDVVEKIGTEDVVRCQTPADHEVTAEVDTGVLEEGMEGYLTFEAESLHLFDGHDDAAERLN; this is translated from the coding sequence ATGGCTAAAGTACACGTTCAAGATTTGACGAAGGAGTACGGTTCGCTAGTCGCGACAGACAACGTCTCGCTGGACATCGGTGACGGCGAACTCGTCGTCCTCGTCGGCCCGTCGGGCTGTGGGAAGACGACGACGCTGCGCTCGATCGCCGGGCTGGAGACGCCCACGAGCGGGTCGATCACGTTCGACGATGTCGACATCACGGACAAGTCGCCACAGGACCGGGACATCTCGATGGTGTTCCAGGACCTCGCGCTCTACCCGCACATGACGGCGAAAGAGAACATCGCCTTCCCGCTGCGCGCCGAGGACGGCCACAGCGAGGACGAGATCCAGGCGGCCGTCGAGGACATCGCGGCGGTCGCCGACTGTGCCGACTTCCTCGAGAAGAAGATCACGGAGCTCTCTGGCGGGCAACAACAGCGCGTCGCCCTCGCGCGGGCGCTGGTCCGCCGCCCCGAAGTATTCCTGATGGACGAACCGTTCAGCGACCTCGACGAGCTGCTCAAACGGCAGCTGCGCGCCGAGGTCGTCCGCCTCCAGCACGAGTTCGGCGTCACGATGGTCCACGTCACCCACGACCAGGAGGAGGCGATGACGATGGGCGACAAGCTGGTCGTGATGAACGACGGCAACGTCGCCCAGTTCGGCGACCCCGACGAGGTGTTCAGCGAACCCCAGTCGCTGTTCGTCGCGATGTTCATCGGGTCGCCACAGATCAACCGGTTCGACTGTCACCTCTCGTGGGACGGCGAGACCGCCGTCCTCGACGACGGCGAGGTGACCTTCGAGGTCGACGGGCCGCTGACCGACGCCCTGCAGAGGGCGAGCGGCGACGAGATAGCCGCCTGCGTCCGGCCCCAGCGGCTTCGCTGGTCCGAGGACGGGTCGGGGGGCGATTTCGCCGTGCCCGTCACCGTCGACGTGGTCGAGAAGATCGGCACCGAGGACGTCGTCCGCTGTCAGACCCCGGCGGACCACGAGGTCACCGCCGAGGTCGACACCGGCGTCCTCGAGGAGGGCATGGAGGGGTATCTCACCTTCGAGGCCGAGAGTCTCCACCTCTTCGACGGCCACGACGACGCCGCCGAACGGCTCAACTGA
- a CDS encoding carbohydrate ABC transporter permease, whose product MSSDTSGFQWFGRGFVALYALFVAFPLYWTLNTALKPLNYIGTFPPTLYPRGFTLDSIVWVLTNSRAVNAITNSLIIASGTTILSVILGALAGYAFSRFASRIDPGGHVSFWLLSTRMFPPVAVVLPIFFIYGQLGLQDTLLGLILLYLTFNLPLTTWLMRDFFDKIPVSFEEAAYVDGYSRFETFRKVVFPLVRPGLVATMMLAWVFAWNEFLFAWIITGNNTSTITTIIPTLIESNQIQWNRIMAMAVVVAIPPTLILIAFRDNIIEGMTLGMTDI is encoded by the coding sequence ATGAGCTCCGACACCTCGGGCTTCCAGTGGTTCGGTCGCGGCTTCGTCGCGCTCTACGCGCTGTTCGTCGCGTTCCCGCTCTACTGGACGCTGAACACGGCGCTGAAACCGCTCAACTACATCGGGACGTTCCCGCCGACGCTGTACCCGCGCGGGTTCACCCTCGACTCCATCGTCTGGGTGCTCACGAACTCCCGGGCGGTCAACGCCATCACCAACAGCCTCATCATCGCCTCGGGGACCACCATCCTCTCGGTGATACTCGGCGCGCTGGCGGGCTACGCGTTCTCGCGGTTCGCCTCACGGATCGACCCCGGCGGCCACGTCTCGTTCTGGCTGCTCTCGACGCGGATGTTCCCGCCGGTCGCCGTCGTCCTTCCGATATTCTTCATCTACGGCCAGCTGGGCCTCCAGGACACGCTGCTGGGACTCATCCTGCTGTATCTGACCTTCAACCTGCCGCTGACGACGTGGCTCATGCGGGACTTCTTCGACAAGATCCCCGTCTCGTTCGAGGAGGCGGCCTACGTCGACGGCTACTCGCGCTTCGAGACGTTCCGGAAGGTGGTCTTCCCGCTCGTGCGCCCCGGCCTCGTCGCGACGATGATGCTCGCCTGGGTCTTCGCCTGGAACGAGTTCCTCTTCGCGTGGATCATCACCGGGAACAACACCTCGACGATAACGACCATCATCCCGACGCTCATCGAGTCGAACCAGATCCAGTGGAACCGCATCATGGCGATGGCAGTCGTCGTCGCCATCCCGCCCACGCTGATCCTCATCGCCTTCCGCGACAACATCATCGAGGGGATGACCCTCGGCATGACTGACATCTAA
- a CDS encoding carbohydrate ABC transporter permease, with product MVDRFADRDLAPYLLVGPTIVTVFLITIGPMLWSLWLSFNRWAPASIAHQTPSFNAGANYAWLFSQGRFWNSVANFAYYGGVGVTLQVGLGLFLALALYNYVDNTGVRIAMLTLFAVPMMIAPLVVGRIWQLLFLPGGGTVNGILGMLGFSAVPWLQSRWLGLTAIMIADTWQWVGLPLLIIYGGRASISDTLYEAARVDGASRWMQFRRITLPQLRNLIAIAFLLRFMDAYKFFDKLFIMTNGGPGTQTELPTYFTYLVGFSQFNIGRAAALTWVIGLGSVIAMLLFWRTMNTEEMA from the coding sequence GTGGTCGACCGGTTCGCGGACCGTGACCTCGCACCCTACCTGCTGGTGGGGCCGACCATCGTCACGGTCTTTCTCATCACCATCGGCCCGATGCTCTGGTCGCTCTGGCTGAGCTTCAACCGCTGGGCGCCGGCCTCCATCGCTCACCAGACGCCGTCGTTCAACGCGGGCGCGAACTACGCCTGGCTGTTCAGTCAGGGGCGGTTCTGGAACTCCGTGGCGAACTTCGCCTACTACGGTGGGGTCGGCGTGACGCTGCAGGTGGGGCTCGGCCTGTTCCTGGCGCTGGCGCTGTACAACTACGTCGACAACACGGGCGTCCGCATCGCGATGCTGACGCTGTTCGCGGTCCCGATGATGATCGCACCGCTGGTCGTCGGCCGCATCTGGCAGCTGCTCTTTCTGCCGGGTGGCGGGACGGTCAACGGCATCCTCGGGATGCTCGGCTTCAGCGCCGTGCCGTGGCTGCAGTCGCGCTGGCTCGGCCTGACCGCTATCATGATCGCCGACACCTGGCAGTGGGTCGGCCTCCCGCTGCTGATCATCTACGGGGGGCGTGCGAGCATCTCAGATACGCTCTACGAGGCCGCGCGGGTCGACGGGGCGTCGCGCTGGATGCAGTTCCGCCGCATCACGCTCCCCCAGCTGCGCAACCTCATCGCCATCGCGTTCCTGCTGCGGTTCATGGACGCGTACAAGTTCTTCGACAAACTCTTCATCATGACCAACGGCGGCCCCGGCACCCAGACTGAACTTCCGACCTACTTCACGTACCTGGTCGGCTTCAGCCAGTTCAACATCGGCCGCGCGGCGGCCCTGACGTGGGTCATCGGACTCGGGTCGGTCATCGCCATGCTGCTGTTCTGGCGCACGATGAACACGGAGGAGATGGCATGA
- a CDS encoding ABC transporter substrate-binding protein — protein MADNSPVQGGEPGQFGMTRREWVKYFGATGLAAGLAGCGGDGGSGGDGGSGGSGGDGGSGGDGGDGGDGSSGPQYSFPIEDEDAFEDVELRWTTDNSAGPVYAMFGPIIEDETNITFNDGKTLPASNYYSSLNTELIGGGETPYDIVLNIPLYLGDFQARGLFEPLDDYIAQYEGAQEYLDGVIEPYKEFYMKFGGDTVAIPIDGDIHNLFYRPSFFQDEKHQEAYQDEYGQELRPPETWPEFNQVAKYFTENTEDGTFGTQVFGARPWNFGWFMDRAASRGVIYFDEEMEPQINSDDAVTALEHMVETVQYAPEGSAQFGIAETINQWQQGNVVMTPWWIDLSEFTARGDFPVVGDQRSKAMPGWEQDDGSIRRNAMMLYNRLYSIPADLPQERKDAAFYAIHRLARDPVLTQAVADPYTGLDPSHESHYTEEAAKFYTESNPLRETGEGFPENPPIFSPDTDYVGGISAQEQAQQHLDAGRTNMENGFPQPQWPGSSQYTEDFAIHIQRALIGEESPQEALDNVADKWRQTVEELGRESQMEHYNRFLDKAKKLGYV, from the coding sequence ATGGCAGATAACAGCCCTGTCCAGGGTGGCGAGCCCGGGCAGTTCGGAATGACGCGACGAGAATGGGTGAAATACTTCGGTGCCACGGGCCTGGCAGCGGGCCTCGCCGGGTGCGGCGGCGACGGCGGCTCCGGCGGTGACGGCGGCTCCGGCGGCTCCGGCGGTGACGGCGGCTCCGGCGGTGACGGGGGCGACGGCGGCGACGGGAGCAGCGGGCCGCAGTACTCCTTCCCCATCGAGGACGAGGACGCCTTCGAAGACGTCGAGCTCCGCTGGACGACGGACAACTCGGCCGGACCGGTCTATGCGATGTTCGGCCCCATCATCGAGGATGAGACGAACATCACGTTCAACGACGGGAAGACGCTCCCGGCGAGCAACTACTACTCCTCGCTGAACACCGAGCTCATCGGCGGGGGCGAGACCCCGTACGACATCGTCCTGAACATCCCGCTGTACCTGGGTGACTTCCAGGCACGCGGTCTCTTCGAGCCGCTGGACGACTACATCGCCCAGTACGAGGGCGCCCAGGAGTACCTCGACGGCGTCATCGAGCCGTACAAGGAGTTCTACATGAAGTTCGGCGGGGACACGGTGGCGATCCCCATCGACGGGGACATCCACAACCTGTTTTACCGGCCGTCGTTCTTCCAGGACGAGAAACACCAGGAGGCCTACCAGGACGAGTACGGCCAGGAGCTCCGTCCGCCGGAGACCTGGCCGGAGTTCAACCAGGTCGCGAAGTACTTCACCGAGAACACGGAGGACGGCACCTTCGGGACGCAGGTCTTCGGCGCCCGTCCGTGGAACTTCGGCTGGTTCATGGACCGGGCGGCCTCGCGCGGGGTCATCTACTTCGACGAGGAGATGGAGCCCCAGATCAACTCTGACGACGCCGTCACGGCCCTCGAGCACATGGTCGAGACGGTCCAGTACGCGCCCGAGGGGTCCGCCCAGTTCGGCATCGCCGAGACCATCAACCAGTGGCAGCAGGGCAACGTCGTGATGACGCCGTGGTGGATCGACCTCTCGGAGTTCACCGCCCGCGGGGACTTCCCGGTCGTCGGGGACCAGCGCTCGAAGGCGATGCCCGGGTGGGAACAGGACGACGGCAGCATCCGGCGCAACGCCATGATGCTGTACAACCGGCTGTACTCCATCCCGGCCGACCTCCCACAGGAGCGCAAGGACGCCGCGTTCTACGCCATCCACCGTCTGGCTCGCGACCCGGTCCTCACGCAGGCAGTGGCCGACCCGTACACCGGGCTCGACCCGTCGCACGAGTCCCACTACACCGAGGAGGCCGCGAAGTTCTACACCGAATCCAACCCGCTTCGCGAGACCGGCGAAGGGTTCCCGGAGAACCCACCCATCTTCTCGCCGGACACCGACTACGTCGGCGGCATCAGTGCACAGGAGCAAGCCCAGCAGCACCTCGACGCGGGCCGAACCAACATGGAGAACGGCTTCCCACAGCCCCAGTGGCCCGGGTCGTCCCAGTACACCGAGGACTTCGCCATCCACATCCAGCGCGCGCTGATCGGCGAGGAGAGCCCGCAGGAGGCCCTCGACAACGTGGCGGACAAGTGGCGACAGACGGTCGAAGAACTCGGGCGTGAGTCCCAGATGGAACACTACAACCGGTTCCTCGACAAGGCGAAGAAACTGGGCTACGTGTAA
- a CDS encoding enolase C-terminal domain-like protein encodes MAPEITKIESIEFSFPIEDVGYSPNGFCLVYQPGTTTRRKLFGFRVHTDVGITGEYVGSNSPGAAQVNMFANYLVGKNPLAREKHWSELKRALRKYDRMGMGPIDIALWDFAGKYYDAPIHELLGTYRERLPAYASTYEADVNGGLDSPEAFADFAEECLEAGYQGFKIHTWENDAWGDIDREVETVHAVGDRVGDEMDLMHDPACQYETWADALKVGQACDEEDFFWYEDPYRDAGTSQHGHRRLADHMDTPILQTEHIRGLEIHTDFIANEATDFVRADPEYDAGITGAMKVANVAEGFGLDVEYHAPGPAQRQVMAATRNSNYYEMALLHPEVENPVPPVYKGDYSDTFDSIDDEGTVPVPDGPGLGVDYDWDYIEDNATGSVHVYE; translated from the coding sequence ATGGCGCCGGAGATAACCAAGATCGAGAGCATCGAGTTTTCGTTCCCAATCGAGGACGTCGGCTACAGTCCGAACGGCTTCTGCCTGGTGTACCAACCCGGGACCACGACCCGACGGAAGCTGTTCGGGTTCCGTGTCCACACCGACGTCGGCATCACCGGGGAGTACGTCGGCAGTAACTCGCCCGGAGCGGCACAGGTCAACATGTTCGCGAACTACCTCGTCGGGAAGAACCCGCTGGCACGCGAGAAGCACTGGTCGGAACTCAAGCGTGCCCTCCGGAAGTACGACCGGATGGGGATGGGCCCCATCGACATCGCGCTGTGGGACTTCGCGGGGAAGTACTACGACGCGCCCATCCACGAACTCCTGGGTACCTACCGGGAGCGCCTGCCGGCGTACGCGTCGACGTACGAGGCCGACGTCAACGGTGGCCTGGACTCGCCCGAGGCCTTCGCCGACTTCGCCGAGGAGTGTCTGGAGGCGGGCTACCAGGGGTTCAAGATCCACACCTGGGAGAACGACGCGTGGGGCGACATCGACCGCGAGGTGGAGACGGTCCACGCCGTCGGCGACCGCGTCGGCGACGAGATGGACCTGATGCACGACCCGGCCTGCCAGTACGAGACCTGGGCCGACGCCCTGAAGGTCGGCCAGGCCTGTGACGAGGAGGACTTCTTCTGGTACGAGGACCCCTACCGCGACGCCGGCACCTCACAGCACGGCCACAGGCGACTGGCCGACCACATGGACACGCCCATCCTCCAGACCGAACACATCCGCGGCCTGGAGATCCACACCGACTTCATCGCCAACGAGGCGACCGACTTCGTGCGCGCGGACCCCGAGTACGACGCCGGCATCACCGGCGCGATGAAGGTGGCCAACGTCGCCGAGGGCTTCGGCTTGGACGTGGAGTACCACGCGCCCGGCCCGGCACAGCGCCAGGTGATGGCCGCGACGCGCAACTCGAACTACTACGAGATGGCCCTGCTCCACCCCGAGGTCGAGAACCCGGTGCCGCCGGTGTACAAGGGCGACTACAGCGACACCTTCGACAGCATCGACGACGAGGGGACGGTCCCGGTCCCCGACGGCCCCGGCCTGGGCGTCGACTACGACTGGGACTACATCGAGGACAACGCGACCGGGAGCGTCCACGTCTACGAGTAA
- a CDS encoding SDR family NAD(P)-dependent oxidoreductase, with protein sequence MGQLNPDFTDETVIVTGGASGIGREIAQQFGDAGATVIVADLDEEPKIGDTPTHELIEDEGGEAAFVRTDVSERDDIVTLVEAAREYGGVDVMINNAGLFIEGSILELDPEDFEAIHNVNAKGVYFGTQVAANDMLDRGEPGTIINTASMSSHYAQYDQVQYDSTKGAVRMITRGSALELAEHDIRVNAVAPGQIATEFAEGWSEEAAEKAENDELVKMIPLGRAGTPEDVAPAYLYLASDAASYVTGELLWVDGGWQVF encoded by the coding sequence ATGGGACAGCTGAACCCCGACTTTACTGACGAGACAGTCATCGTGACCGGCGGCGCCTCCGGCATCGGCCGGGAGATCGCCCAGCAGTTCGGCGACGCTGGCGCGACGGTGATCGTCGCCGACTTAGACGAGGAACCGAAGATCGGCGACACGCCGACCCACGAGCTCATCGAGGACGAGGGCGGCGAGGCGGCGTTCGTCCGGACGGACGTCAGCGAGCGCGACGACATCGTGACGCTGGTCGAGGCGGCCCGCGAGTACGGCGGCGTCGACGTCATGATAAACAACGCGGGCCTGTTCATCGAGGGCTCCATCCTCGAACTGGACCCCGAGGACTTCGAGGCCATCCACAACGTCAACGCGAAGGGCGTCTACTTCGGGACGCAGGTCGCCGCCAACGACATGCTCGACCGCGGCGAACCGGGGACCATCATCAACACCGCCTCGATGAGCTCCCACTACGCGCAGTACGACCAGGTGCAGTACGACTCGACGAAGGGCGCCGTCCGGATGATAACCCGCGGGTCCGCACTGGAACTCGCCGAGCACGACATCCGCGTCAACGCCGTCGCGCCCGGGCAGATCGCGACCGAGTTCGCCGAGGGCTGGTCGGAGGAGGCGGCCGAGAAGGCAGAGAACGACGAACTCGTCAAGATGATCCCGCTGGGACGTGCGGGCACGCCCGAAGACGTCGCGCCCGCCTACCTCTACCTGGCGAGCGACGCCGCATCGTACGTCACCGGCGAGCTCCTGTGGGTCGACGGCGGCTGGCAGGTCTTCTGA